In a single window of the Polynucleobacter sp. MWH-UH24A genome:
- the thrS gene encoding threonine--tRNA ligase, whose amino-acid sequence MVAVTLPDGSKREFAAPVTIAEVAQSIGSGLAKAALAGSVDGRLVDLSYTIDHDVQLAIITDKNPEGLDIIRHSTAHLLAYAVKELFPDAQVTIGPVIENGFYYDFSYHRPFTPDDLAALEKKMLELAKKDEPVSRQVMPRDQAVEFFKQQGELYKAEIIASIPQNEEVSLYTEGKFTDLCRGPHVPSTGKLKVFKLMKLAGAYWRGDSKNEMLQRIYGTAWTKKEDQDAYLHMLEEAEKRDHRRLGKQLDLFHFQDEAPGLVFWHPKGWAIWQEVEQYMRRVYQNEGYQEVKAPQILDRGLWEKSGHWDNYKENMFTTESENRAYALKPMNCPGHVQIFNSGLHSYRELPLRFGEFGQCHRNEPSGALHGLMRVRGFTQDDGHIFCTEDQIQAEVAAFDQAVRAVYRDFGFTEVAVKLALRPAKRVGDDAIWDKAEASLRGALKASGQTWEELPGEGAFYGPKIEYHLKDSIGRSWQCGTMQVDFSMPARLGAEYVAEDNSRKVPVMLHRAIVGSLERFIGILIENHAGAMPVWLAPTQAIVLNISENSAEYAQKIQQMLKKQGFRVESDLRNEKITYKIREHALQKLPYLLVVGDKERESNTVAVRARGGIDLGVMPVDAFVTRLQQDIAQKVGPELS is encoded by the coding sequence ATGGTAGCGGTTACTCTTCCCGATGGTTCGAAGCGCGAGTTTGCTGCGCCAGTGACCATTGCTGAAGTTGCCCAATCCATTGGCAGCGGCTTAGCCAAAGCAGCACTCGCGGGCTCTGTGGATGGTCGTTTGGTCGATCTCAGTTACACAATTGATCATGATGTGCAGTTGGCCATCATTACCGATAAAAATCCTGAAGGTCTGGATATTATTCGCCACTCCACAGCGCATTTGCTCGCGTATGCCGTCAAAGAATTATTCCCTGATGCACAGGTCACCATTGGCCCCGTGATTGAGAACGGCTTTTATTACGACTTCTCCTATCATCGCCCCTTTACGCCAGATGACCTAGCTGCGCTTGAGAAAAAAATGCTCGAGCTTGCCAAGAAGGATGAACCCGTTAGCCGTCAAGTGATGCCCCGCGATCAAGCCGTTGAATTTTTTAAACAACAAGGCGAACTCTACAAAGCAGAAATCATTGCGAGCATTCCCCAAAACGAAGAGGTCTCGCTCTACACCGAGGGTAAATTTACCGACCTGTGCCGCGGCCCTCACGTCCCCTCCACTGGAAAGTTAAAGGTATTCAAGCTCATGAAGCTTGCCGGCGCCTACTGGCGTGGTGATAGTAAAAATGAGATGCTGCAACGAATTTATGGCACCGCTTGGACCAAGAAAGAAGATCAAGACGCTTACTTGCACATGCTTGAGGAAGCCGAGAAGCGCGATCATCGACGCCTAGGTAAACAGCTTGATTTATTTCATTTTCAGGATGAGGCCCCAGGTCTTGTGTTTTGGCATCCCAAGGGCTGGGCCATTTGGCAAGAGGTGGAGCAGTACATGCGCCGCGTTTATCAGAACGAGGGTTATCAAGAGGTCAAGGCTCCGCAAATTCTGGATCGTGGTCTTTGGGAAAAATCCGGTCATTGGGACAACTACAAAGAGAATATGTTCACGACCGAGTCGGAGAACCGTGCCTATGCACTAAAGCCCATGAACTGCCCAGGGCATGTGCAAATCTTTAATTCAGGATTGCATAGCTATCGGGAGTTGCCGCTACGCTTTGGTGAGTTTGGGCAATGCCATCGCAATGAACCCTCTGGCGCATTACATGGGTTAATGCGAGTGCGCGGATTTACTCAAGACGATGGCCATATTTTTTGTACCGAGGATCAGATTCAGGCAGAGGTCGCCGCATTTGACCAGGCGGTTCGTGCGGTCTATCGCGATTTTGGTTTTACAGAAGTCGCCGTGAAATTAGCCCTGCGTCCTGCTAAGCGGGTTGGGGATGATGCCATTTGGGATAAAGCCGAGGCATCACTGCGGGGAGCACTTAAAGCATCCGGTCAAACCTGGGAAGAGCTTCCTGGTGAGGGCGCTTTTTATGGACCCAAAATTGAATACCACCTAAAGGATTCGATTGGACGTTCGTGGCAGTGCGGCACCATGCAGGTCGACTTTTCCATGCCAGCGCGCCTCGGTGCTGAGTATGTTGCTGAAGATAACAGCCGCAAAGTTCCAGTGATGTTGCATCGTGCGATTGTTGGTTCTTTAGAGCGTTTTATTGGGATTTTGATCGAAAACCACGCTGGCGCAATGCCAGTTTGGCTCGCCCCAACCCAAGCAATCGTCCTTAATATCTCTGAAAATTCGGCCGAATATGCCCAAAAAATCCAGCAAATGCTGAAAAAACAAGGGTTTAGAGTGGAATCGGATTTGCGAAATGAGAAAATTACGTATAAAATACGCGAGCACGCATTACAAAAACTGCCTTATTTGCTTGTTGTTGGCGATAAAGAGCGTGAAAGTAATACGGTGGCCGTTCGTGCCCGTGGCGGAATTGATCTAGGGGTAATGCCCGTAGATGCCTTCGTCACCCGACTCCAGCAGGATATTGCCCAGAAAGTCGGACCCGAGCTTAGCTAG
- the pheS gene encoding phenylalanine--tRNA ligase subunit alpha encodes MVSLDQLVEDAKRDFSKASDPAALEDAKARYLGKSGLLTERLKALGGMSPEERKSAGAEINRAKTAVEDALNARRQALADQVLQARLAAEAIDVSLPGRGQALGSLHPVMRTWERVETIFHSIGFDVADGPEIETDWFNFTALNSPENHPARSMQDTFYVDGNDAQGKPLLLRTHTSPIQVRYASEHVKHYGQNNMPPIKVIAPGRTYRVDSDATHSPMFHQVEGLWIAKDVSFADLKGVYTDFLRTFFETNALQVRFRPSYFPFTEPSAEIDMAFASGKLAGRWLEISGAGQVHPNVLRNMGIDPERYMGFAFGSGLERLTMLRYGIDDLRLFFDNDLRFLAQFPA; translated from the coding sequence ATGGTTTCTCTCGACCAACTTGTCGAGGATGCCAAACGCGATTTCTCCAAAGCTAGCGACCCCGCTGCTTTGGAGGATGCAAAAGCTCGGTATCTCGGTAAATCAGGACTCTTAACTGAGCGCTTAAAGGCGCTTGGTGGGATGTCGCCTGAAGAGCGTAAAAGCGCGGGTGCGGAGATCAACCGAGCCAAGACAGCTGTTGAGGATGCCTTAAATGCACGCCGTCAAGCGCTCGCGGATCAAGTATTACAAGCCCGACTTGCGGCTGAGGCAATCGATGTGTCATTGCCAGGTCGTGGACAGGCCTTAGGTAGTTTGCATCCCGTGATGCGCACCTGGGAGCGGGTTGAAACCATTTTTCATTCGATTGGTTTTGATGTTGCCGATGGCCCAGAGATTGAAACCGATTGGTTCAATTTCACGGCCCTCAATAGCCCCGAGAATCACCCCGCACGCTCCATGCAAGACACCTTCTATGTCGATGGGAACGATGCGCAAGGCAAGCCACTGTTACTTAGAACGCACACGAGTCCGATCCAGGTGCGTTACGCAAGCGAGCACGTTAAGCACTATGGTCAGAATAATATGCCGCCGATCAAAGTGATTGCGCCGGGCCGGACCTACCGTGTGGATAGCGATGCAACGCATTCGCCAATGTTCCATCAAGTAGAGGGCCTATGGATTGCGAAGGATGTCTCCTTTGCTGATCTAAAAGGTGTCTACACCGATTTCTTGCGCACCTTTTTTGAGACCAACGCCTTGCAAGTCCGTTTTCGGCCATCGTATTTTCCATTTACTGAGCCGTCGGCTGAAATTGATATGGCCTTTGCTAGCGGTAAATTAGCGGGTCGATGGTTGGAGATCTCAGGGGCTGGCCAAGTCCACCCCAATGTGTTGCGGAATATGGGCATCGATCCCGAGCGGTATATGGGGTTTGCCTTCGGATCGGGTCTCGAGCGTCTGACCATGCTGCGCTATGGCATTGATGATCTACGCCTCTTTTTTGATAACGATTTGCGCTTCCTTGCGCAATTTCCGGCTTAG
- the rpmI gene encoding 50S ribosomal protein L35, with amino-acid sequence MPKMKTKSGAAKRFKVRASGSIKRGQAFKRHILTKKTTKNKRQLRGSAPVAKSDVKSIRAMMPYA; translated from the coding sequence ATGCCCAAAATGAAGACCAAAAGTGGCGCAGCCAAGCGCTTCAAGGTCCGCGCGAGCGGATCGATCAAGCGAGGACAGGCGTTCAAGCGTCATATCCTCACCAAGAAAACCACCAAGAACAAGCGTCAATTGCGGGGTTCCGCTCCGGTCGCGAAATCCGATGTGAAGTCGATTCGCGCCATGATGCCTTACGCATAA
- a CDS encoding PaaI family thioesterase produces MSRDYFGLTIPFLDVLGIEPEFAKDGHSRIRLNLRPELLNSFHVAHGGVVMTILDFAMAAAARSSHEHILGVITIDMTTSFLRPSKGLLIAEGKVLKAGSTVNYCEGSIFNEAGQLTAKSTGSFMLRRAKNQAN; encoded by the coding sequence ATGAGTCGAGATTATTTTGGGTTAACCATCCCATTTCTTGATGTTTTGGGTATTGAGCCCGAGTTTGCCAAGGATGGCCACTCGCGCATTCGTTTAAATCTTCGCCCTGAGCTGCTTAATAGTTTTCATGTGGCGCACGGCGGTGTGGTCATGACCATTTTGGACTTTGCAATGGCTGCGGCGGCACGGAGTTCGCACGAACATATTCTTGGGGTCATTACGATTGATATGACCACGAGTTTTCTAAGACCATCCAAAGGCCTACTGATTGCAGAAGGCAAAGTCTTAAAAGCCGGTAGTACCGTTAATTATTGCGAGGGCAGTATTTTTAATGAGGCAGGGCAGCTGACCGCAAAGTCTACAGGTAGCTTTATGCTGCGTCGGGCAAAAAATCAAGCTAATTAA
- a CDS encoding MerR family transcriptional regulator, whose amino-acid sequence MLRTKTEPDSKANTVSHLPPIPSKRYFTIGEVGELCGVKPHVLRYWEQEFVQLRPQKRRGNRRYYQHHEVVLIRQIRTLLYEEGFTISGAKNRLDESKSTLRLREELQEVLQVLSR is encoded by the coding sequence ATGCTCAGAACCAAAACAGAACCTGATTCCAAAGCGAACACGGTTTCGCATCTTCCCCCAATCCCGAGTAAGCGATATTTCACGATTGGCGAAGTGGGGGAGTTGTGCGGGGTAAAGCCTCATGTGTTGCGCTACTGGGAGCAAGAATTCGTTCAATTACGTCCGCAAAAGCGCCGCGGAAATCGCCGTTATTACCAGCATCATGAGGTGGTTCTGATTCGTCAAATTCGTACGCTGTTGTACGAAGAGGGATTCACCATTAGCGGTGCAAAAAATCGCTTAGACGAGAGTAAATCGACATTGCGCTTACGCGAGGAGCTTCAAGAGGTCCTTCAGGTCTTAAGCCGCTGA
- the rplT gene encoding 50S ribosomal protein L20, translating into MPRVKRGVTARARHKKVTDAATGYRGRRKNVFRIAKEAVMRAGQYAYRDRRNKKRVFRALWIARINAAVREHDMTYSVFMNGMKKASIELDRKVLSDMAVFDKDAFAALVTRVKSAVAHA; encoded by the coding sequence ATGCCAAGAGTAAAACGTGGGGTTACAGCGAGAGCCCGCCATAAGAAAGTCACCGATGCCGCAACTGGTTATCGTGGACGTCGTAAAAACGTATTCCGGATCGCTAAAGAAGCGGTCATGCGCGCTGGGCAATACGCCTATCGCGATCGTCGTAACAAGAAGCGCGTATTCCGTGCTTTGTGGATTGCCAGGATCAACGCCGCTGTGCGTGAACACGATATGACCTATAGCGTGTTCATGAACGGCATGAAGAAAGCGTCGATTGAACTCGATCGTAAAGTTCTCTCGGATATGGCCGTGTTTGACAAAGACGCATTTGCTGCTTTGGTCACACGCGTCAAATCTGCTGTAGCACACGCTTAA
- the pheT gene encoding phenylalanine--tRNA ligase subunit beta, giving the protein MQFSESWLRQFVNPPIDSEALSHALTMAGLEVEERRSLAPPFTKIVVAEIISAEQHPDADRLRVCRVNAGPNHSDLQIVCGAPNARAGIKIPCALVGAELPPSEVGGKPFQIKVGKLRGIESNGMLCSGRELGLGEDHAGILELPKDAPVGQDLREYLHLDDQLFTIKLTPNKADCLSLIGIAREVAAITGAALCVPKREPLASTINDRVSVNIMDADLCGRFAGRVIRGVNTHVATPTWIKDRLASAGQRSISPLVDISNYVMLEMGQPNHIFDLDQLKAPIEVRWGKSGESLKLLNEQTVEAHLEGMPVGVVADQMGPISLAGIMGGDRTAVSDKTQNIYVEAAFWWPAAIAGRARRYHFTTDAGHRFERGVDPQLTISALDYLSQLIVEICGGQLGPIDDQITHLPERKAVSMRLERAQRVIGIPLSIEQVSDVFKCLGLEFTITGQGGATVFTVQAPSYRFDLDIEEDLIEEVARLYGFENIPDHPPKAELKMSAPLERQRPVHALRHRLSHEGYQEVLNFGFIDSQTEMQMGQSNPIAVLNPIASQYGVMRSNLWGGLLQNLRSNLNRGAGRVRIFEIGRVFARDSSQMEAPGIVAGFVQTKQVGGLAYGYASPEQWGAPNRLVDFFDVKGDLQRVLTPLQLQTKAAEHAHPALHPGRSARIDLCDQAIGWIGELHPALQQVYELSSAPVLFSLNWDAICDVGLPAPTEISKFPAVQRDLAVVVDQSVPAQTLLDVMLAQRQPFVRKIELFDEFRPQKESGSMALHEKSLAFRVTLANDQDTLQDKEVETSITALLDALQNQCKARLR; this is encoded by the coding sequence ATGCAATTTTCTGAATCCTGGTTACGTCAGTTCGTTAATCCGCCCATTGATAGCGAGGCACTGTCGCATGCCTTAACCATGGCAGGTCTTGAGGTCGAAGAGCGGCGCTCACTGGCCCCACCATTTACTAAGATTGTCGTAGCTGAAATTATTTCAGCAGAGCAGCATCCCGATGCAGATCGCTTGCGAGTCTGCCGTGTCAATGCAGGACCTAATCATTCTGATTTGCAAATTGTGTGTGGTGCTCCAAATGCACGCGCTGGTATCAAAATTCCGTGCGCCTTGGTTGGGGCTGAGTTGCCTCCTAGCGAAGTCGGTGGAAAACCATTTCAGATCAAGGTTGGCAAGTTACGCGGTATTGAAAGTAATGGGATGTTATGTTCTGGGCGCGAGTTGGGTCTGGGCGAAGACCATGCCGGTATTCTGGAGTTACCCAAAGACGCTCCAGTGGGTCAAGACCTGCGCGAGTACCTGCATTTAGATGATCAACTCTTTACCATCAAACTCACACCCAATAAAGCCGATTGCTTATCGCTCATCGGTATTGCGAGGGAAGTCGCTGCGATTACTGGAGCTGCTCTTTGTGTTCCAAAGCGAGAGCCGCTTGCATCAACGATCAATGATCGCGTGTCGGTCAACATCATGGATGCAGATCTGTGTGGTCGCTTTGCTGGACGCGTGATTCGAGGGGTGAATACTCATGTAGCAACACCAACCTGGATAAAAGATCGCTTAGCAAGCGCTGGTCAGCGCAGTATCTCGCCATTGGTGGATATCTCGAACTATGTAATGCTTGAGATGGGTCAGCCCAATCATATCTTCGATCTCGATCAACTAAAGGCTCCGATTGAAGTGCGCTGGGGTAAATCTGGCGAGTCTTTGAAGTTACTCAATGAGCAAACGGTAGAAGCCCATTTGGAAGGAATGCCTGTTGGTGTGGTTGCTGATCAGATGGGCCCCATTAGTCTTGCAGGGATTATGGGCGGTGATCGTACTGCGGTAAGTGATAAAACCCAGAACATCTATGTTGAGGCAGCCTTTTGGTGGCCAGCAGCGATTGCAGGTCGCGCTAGACGGTATCACTTTACAACCGATGCAGGCCATCGCTTTGAGCGCGGGGTTGATCCGCAATTAACCATTTCTGCATTGGATTACCTCAGTCAACTCATTGTGGAGATCTGTGGTGGTCAATTGGGACCGATCGATGATCAAATCACGCATTTGCCAGAACGTAAAGCGGTATCGATGCGCCTAGAGCGAGCTCAACGTGTGATTGGCATTCCATTGAGCATCGAGCAAGTGAGTGATGTGTTTAAGTGTTTAGGTCTTGAGTTCACGATTACCGGACAAGGTGGGGCGACCGTATTTACAGTTCAAGCCCCAAGTTATCGATTTGATCTGGATATTGAAGAGGATCTCATCGAAGAAGTAGCCCGTTTGTATGGCTTTGAAAACATTCCGGATCACCCACCCAAAGCGGAGTTGAAGATGAGCGCGCCACTGGAGCGTCAACGACCCGTGCACGCGCTGCGCCATCGCTTGTCGCATGAGGGGTATCAAGAGGTCTTGAACTTTGGATTTATCGATTCCCAGACCGAGATGCAGATGGGGCAGAGTAATCCCATTGCCGTATTGAATCCGATTGCAAGTCAATATGGTGTGATGCGTAGTAATTTATGGGGTGGTCTCTTACAGAATCTACGCAGTAATCTAAACCGCGGTGCTGGACGGGTTCGTATTTTTGAAATCGGTCGGGTATTTGCCAGAGATTCCAGTCAGATGGAGGCCCCTGGTATCGTGGCTGGCTTTGTTCAAACTAAACAAGTAGGTGGCTTAGCCTATGGTTATGCAAGCCCCGAACAATGGGGGGCACCCAATCGCTTAGTGGATTTCTTTGATGTCAAAGGCGATTTGCAGCGCGTACTAACTCCTTTGCAGCTCCAGACCAAAGCGGCAGAGCATGCGCATCCCGCCTTACACCCTGGACGTAGCGCCCGCATTGATTTGTGCGATCAAGCGATTGGCTGGATTGGTGAGTTGCATCCAGCTCTACAGCAAGTCTATGAGCTTAGTTCGGCCCCGGTATTGTTTTCCCTCAATTGGGATGCGATTTGTGATGTGGGCTTACCAGCGCCAACAGAGATTAGTAAGTTTCCTGCCGTGCAACGCGATCTTGCGGTCGTAGTGGACCAATCAGTGCCAGCGCAAACCTTGCTTGATGTGATGCTGGCTCAACGCCAACCATTCGTTCGCAAGATTGAGCTTTTTGATGAGTTTCGTCCTCAAAAAGAGAGCGGCTCGATGGCACTTCATGAGAAAAGTCTAGCGTTTCGAGTGACCTTAGCCAATGATCAGGATACACTGCAAGATAAAGAAGTGGAAACCAGTATCACCGCCTTATTGGATGCTTTACAGAATCAGTGCAAAGCACGATTGCGATAG
- a CDS encoding integration host factor subunit alpha: protein MTANNQTVTKNELSEALFDQVGLNKREAKDMIDAFFNRIGETLESGVEVKISGFGNFQLRNKTARPGRNPKTGEMIPIAARRVVTFHASQKLKDAVESHAQNQNRT from the coding sequence ATGACTGCAAATAATCAAACCGTGACCAAAAACGAACTCTCAGAAGCTTTATTTGATCAAGTTGGTCTGAATAAGCGCGAAGCTAAAGACATGATTGATGCTTTTTTTAACCGAATCGGTGAGACCTTAGAGTCCGGTGTCGAGGTCAAGATCTCAGGGTTTGGTAATTTTCAGTTGCGCAATAAAACTGCGCGCCCAGGGCGTAATCCAAAAACAGGCGAGATGATTCCGATTGCTGCGCGACGCGTTGTCACATTTCATGCCAGTCAGAAGCTAAAGGACGCGGTCGAGTCCCATGCTCAGAACCAAAACAGAACCTGA
- a CDS encoding VOC family protein yields the protein MHPFHLAFPVDNLQDARAFYGGLLGCPEGRSSDEWIDFNLFGHQIVAHLADGEAKNDVHSDVDGKKVPVRHFGIVLSMPEWEAMADKLKKAGIQFVIEPYIRFKGEVGEQATMFFLDPSGNAIEFKAMAHPDRLFAK from the coding sequence ATGCATCCATTCCACTTAGCCTTTCCAGTTGATAACTTGCAAGATGCTCGCGCATTCTATGGTGGCTTACTCGGTTGCCCTGAAGGACGAAGCTCCGATGAGTGGATTGATTTCAATTTATTTGGCCATCAAATTGTGGCGCACTTAGCCGATGGCGAAGCAAAAAATGATGTCCACTCCGATGTTGATGGCAAAAAAGTACCCGTTCGCCATTTCGGCATTGTGTTATCGATGCCCGAATGGGAAGCGATGGCTGATAAATTAAAGAAGGCAGGTATTCAATTTGTCATTGAGCCGTACATTCGGTTTAAGGGTGAGGTCGGTGAGCAGGCCACCATGTTTTTCTTAGACCCCTCAGGGAATGCCATCGAGTTTAAGGCGATGGCACACCCCGATCGCTTATTCGCTAAATAA
- a CDS encoding H-NS family nucleoid-associated regulatory protein, with the protein MSSYKELLAQREKLDSQIQTLMQREKSEGIAKAKKIIDEFGLTASDLFGRKAGGAGKRGRPAKKAATKKRVAKKRGKVAPKYKNPATGETWTGRGKAPKWIAGKDRSKFAIK; encoded by the coding sequence ATGTCATCGTACAAAGAGCTACTTGCGCAACGTGAGAAATTGGACAGTCAGATCCAGACGTTGATGCAACGTGAAAAGTCTGAAGGAATTGCAAAGGCTAAAAAGATCATTGATGAATTTGGTCTCACCGCGAGTGATTTGTTTGGCCGTAAGGCTGGCGGCGCTGGTAAGCGTGGTCGTCCTGCTAAAAAGGCAGCTACGAAGAAACGGGTTGCTAAGAAGCGCGGTAAGGTTGCACCAAAATATAAAAACCCTGCAACTGGAGAAACGTGGACTGGTCGCGGTAAAGCCCCAAAATGGATTGCCGGAAAAGATCGCAGTAAATTTGCGATTAAATAA
- a CDS encoding helix-turn-helix domain-containing protein — MKPINLNQPYLSTRQSAKVLQVSLGTVQKMVELGELTAWKTRGGHRRILTSSLNQQLRRRKVGMQQRAKQAQHIALGVFKRQENLDEMQKAIQEWAIPFELIHSLDSLEGLMQAVSHYPDVIYLDSLIPPIEQLHLIHYLSKNIQTRRIPLLVDEAFVQLHPGVLEMAKENGVHLKPQTSDAAALSEELNALPEKTNVMTYSACTDKHPYKQLEKLFTEAINTVFE; from the coding sequence ATGAAACCCATTAATCTGAATCAGCCCTACCTAAGTACTCGACAGAGTGCCAAGGTTCTTCAGGTCTCGCTAGGAACCGTTCAAAAAATGGTGGAACTTGGTGAGCTAACCGCCTGGAAAACTCGGGGTGGGCATCGCCGCATCCTGACAAGCTCCCTAAATCAACAGCTACGCCGTCGTAAAGTGGGAATGCAGCAGCGCGCCAAACAGGCTCAACATATCGCTTTAGGGGTTTTTAAGCGGCAAGAAAACCTCGATGAAATGCAAAAGGCGATTCAAGAGTGGGCCATCCCCTTTGAACTAATCCATTCTCTCGATAGCCTTGAAGGGCTCATGCAGGCGGTATCCCATTACCCCGATGTGATTTATTTAGACTCGTTAATCCCACCAATCGAGCAATTGCATTTGATTCATTATTTAAGTAAGAATATTCAAACCCGTCGAATCCCACTATTGGTGGATGAAGCCTTTGTGCAACTTCACCCCGGAGTGTTGGAAATGGCTAAAGAGAATGGCGTTCATTTAAAACCACAGACCAGCGACGCCGCGGCGCTCTCCGAAGAGCTCAATGCTTTACCGGAAAAGACCAATGTAATGACCTATAGTGCATGTACCGATAAACACCCCTACAAACAATTAGAGAAATTGTTTACCGAAGCGATTAATACGGTATTTGAGTGA
- the infC gene encoding translation initiation factor IF-3 — protein sequence MATEKLQRINQEITAPVVRLIGSDGNVVGVVKLNEALRLAEEEDTDLVEIAPNADPPVVRVMDFGKFKYQEAKRQHEAKLKQKVIQVKEVKFRPGTDDGDYGVKLRNLIRFLEDGDKTKITLRFRGREMAHQEIGAKMLDRLKVDLEPYGQVEQFPKMEGRQMVMVLAPAKKK from the coding sequence ATCGCTACTGAAAAATTGCAACGCATCAATCAGGAAATTACTGCTCCTGTAGTGCGTTTGATCGGATCCGACGGCAACGTAGTCGGTGTAGTTAAGTTGAACGAAGCCTTACGATTGGCAGAGGAAGAAGATACCGACTTAGTCGAGATTGCTCCGAATGCTGATCCACCCGTGGTCCGAGTGATGGATTTCGGTAAGTTCAAATACCAAGAAGCCAAGCGTCAGCACGAAGCCAAGCTGAAGCAAAAGGTGATTCAGGTGAAGGAAGTGAAATTCCGGCCTGGTACCGATGATGGTGATTATGGTGTGAAGCTGCGTAATCTGATCCGCTTTTTAGAAGATGGCGATAAAACAAAAATTACGCTTCGGTTTCGGGGTCGCGAAATGGCCCATCAAGAAATCGGCGCAAAGATGTTGGATCGACTGAAGGTGGATTTAGAGCCTTACGGTCAAGTCGAGCAATTTCCGAAGATGGAAGGCCGACAAATGGTGATGGTCTTAGCGCCCGCCAAGAAGAAGTAA